A portion of the Cytophagales bacterium genome contains these proteins:
- a CDS encoding tetratricopeptide repeat protein — translation MNIFNKQISRLKLDGWHCKYVLPCFFILFTLVPLLRSGQAFAQEQSKIIDSLLAVLETVKEDTNKAITLYELCWHNRTIDQKKALEYCNQALNLSKQLNFQKGIAYSLTKSGVVYRIKKDYEKAIDYLQQGLKVSKEAGFKKGIAFSSIEMGIAYYYQGKYEKAKDYYLQSLKIYNELDNQYAMAVISYNIGYIYSFQGKYEQSVAYYVKSLTVYKKLEKNGKMANCLNNIGNAYGMQGNHKKAINYFQQALDMYTNLKDKRGIGLAMYNIGEMNYKEEKYEKAIEYCNKSLKNAKEVQAKDIIKLNYETLSAIYTNLKDQEKAVKYKKLLSEL, via the coding sequence ATGAATATATTTAATAAACAAATTAGCCGTTTAAAATTAGACGGGTGGCATTGTAAATATGTTTTACCTTGCTTCTTTATACTTTTTACTTTAGTTCCTTTGCTACGCTCAGGACAGGCTTTTGCACAAGAACAATCTAAAATAATTGACAGCCTTCTTGCAGTTCTTGAAACTGTCAAAGAAGATACAAACAAAGCAATAACATTATATGAACTATGTTGGCATAATAGAACAATAGATCAGAAAAAAGCTCTTGAATATTGTAATCAAGCTTTGAATCTATCAAAGCAATTAAATTTTCAAAAGGGGATTGCATATAGTCTTACAAAAAGTGGAGTAGTTTACAGAATTAAAAAAGACTATGAAAAAGCAATTGATTACTTACAACAAGGTTTAAAAGTAAGTAAAGAGGCGGGGTTCAAAAAGGGAATTGCATTTTCGTCAATTGAAATGGGTATAGCTTATTATTATCAGGGAAAATACGAAAAAGCTAAAGACTATTATTTACAATCACTAAAAATTTATAACGAATTGGATAATCAATATGCAATGGCTGTTATTTCGTATAACATTGGTTATATTTATTCTTTTCAAGGTAAATATGAACAATCAGTAGCTTATTATGTAAAATCCTTAACAGTTTATAAAAAATTGGAGAAAAACGGGAAAATGGCTAATTGTTTAAATAATATAGGGAATGCTTATGGTATGCAAGGCAATCATAAAAAAGCAATTAACTATTTTCAGCAAGCCCTTGATATGTACACCAATTTAAAAGACAAGAGAGGAATTGGTTTAGCTATGTATAATATTGGAGAAATGAATTATAAAGAAGAAAAATATGAAAAAGCTATTGAATATTGCAATAAAAGTTTAAAAAATGCAAAAGAAGTTCAGGCAAAAGATATAATTAAGTTAAATTACGAAACCCTATCTGCGATATACACTAATCTAAAAGATCAAGAAAAAGCTGTTAAGTACAAAAAACTATTGTCAGAATTGTAA
- a CDS encoding thiol-disulfide oxidoreductase DCC family protein: MKFQTPNLKQSQNKPILLFDGVCNLCSFFVNFIIKRDKQSKFMFASLQSETGKKLLHKFGLPTNDFHSLILINRNEYFTRSTAALKVVKEFSGLWPAVYMLIIVPKPVRDFLYDFIAKNRYRWFGKKEQCLIPTKDIEDRFF, translated from the coding sequence ATTAAATTCCAAACACCAAATCTCAAACAAAGCCAAAACAAACCCATTCTATTATTTGATGGCGTATGTAATTTATGCAGCTTTTTCGTTAATTTCATAATAAAGCGGGATAAACAAAGCAAATTTATGTTTGCCTCATTACAATCAGAAACAGGGAAAAAGCTGCTGCATAAATTTGGTCTTCCAACAAACGATTTTCACTCTTTGATCCTGATCAACAGAAATGAGTATTTTACAAGATCAACCGCAGCGCTCAAGGTAGTTAAAGAATTTAGCGGGCTTTGGCCTGCTGTTTATATGCTGATAATCGTACCAAAACCTGTAAGAGATTTTCTTTATGACTTCATAGCAAAAAACCGCTATAGGTGGTTTGGGAAGAAAGAGCAATGTTTGATTCCTACAAAGGATATTGAGGACAGGTTCTTTTGA
- a CDS encoding peptidylprolyl isomerase, whose product MAIINKIRQRAGLAVGVIAIGIGGFVLQDLLFGQSRLFGDNTQIVGEISGNEIKLQDFQQQVDEFKNNYLLNTGKNPDENEMPGIREQAWNQLIFKISYLDQFNKLGLRVTEEEVVDIVQGANIHPSLRQIFVNPETNQFDRNLIINYLQNLGQLEPQQQAMWYVFERNIGPERLRTKYENLLGLSNYATTHESKNFYNEQNARAEVKFIYVPFYSIYDTTVHVAEHQLKEYLEENQDQYQVDETGSIEYVVFPIILSAKDSAYFYEEINDLKSSFALAEDDSAFVSLNSDLSYNPDSMHIGDMPEKLQNNPAILQKDTVLGPFADESSYILYKIEDILEDSIYYARASHILFKTKSESDEDKAEALRECENVLKQIKQGGSFEELANIHGSDATSTRGGDLGWFDDGTMVAPFNEAVFKSEKLGLLPEPVETRFGYHIIKITELKTNKLFKVATVEREIYASDETRNAVYVKADFFSGTSKNLSEFYLNIENDTSITSDLAENVGKTDQHLNNMLNVREVIRWAFKDAEVEDVSQVFEFEDKIIVAAVIEKQDEGTAQIDKVRDEITVKVRNKLKGEQMMEKLIASSGSIDQIAEQYGSDALVKTAGNVNFQSNYLEGVGNDVIAIGKIFALKEGERTEPFVGETGVLLIELVKLTPAAETQDFNSYKSQLINKRSSSSQYYINESIRDFAEIEDNRSRFY is encoded by the coding sequence ATGGCAATTATCAATAAAATAAGACAACGAGCAGGTCTTGCAGTAGGTGTCATAGCAATAGGTATAGGGGGTTTTGTACTCCAGGACCTTTTATTCGGTCAGTCTCGTCTATTTGGCGATAACACTCAAATTGTAGGCGAAATTAGCGGAAACGAAATTAAACTGCAGGATTTTCAACAGCAGGTTGATGAATTTAAAAATAATTACCTGCTTAACACGGGTAAAAATCCGGATGAAAATGAAATGCCCGGTATCAGGGAACAGGCGTGGAATCAACTTATCTTCAAAATCTCTTACCTGGATCAATTTAATAAGCTCGGACTTAGGGTAACAGAAGAAGAAGTTGTGGACATAGTGCAGGGTGCAAATATCCATCCGTCCCTCAGGCAAATTTTTGTGAACCCGGAAACAAATCAATTTGACCGCAACCTGATCATCAACTACCTTCAGAATCTTGGTCAATTAGAGCCACAGCAGCAAGCAATGTGGTACGTCTTTGAAAGAAACATTGGACCCGAAAGATTAAGAACAAAATATGAAAATTTACTGGGATTATCAAATTATGCTACCACTCATGAATCTAAAAATTTTTATAATGAGCAAAATGCCAGAGCCGAAGTAAAATTCATATATGTTCCATTCTATTCAATATATGATACCACTGTCCATGTAGCTGAACATCAATTAAAAGAATACCTGGAGGAAAACCAGGATCAATACCAGGTAGATGAAACCGGGAGTATTGAGTACGTGGTTTTCCCGATTATACTTTCTGCAAAAGACAGCGCTTATTTTTATGAAGAAATAAATGATCTGAAAAGCAGCTTTGCTTTAGCAGAAGATGATTCAGCTTTTGTCAGTTTAAATTCTGATCTGTCATATAATCCGGATTCTATGCACATAGGCGATATGCCTGAAAAACTACAAAATAACCCGGCAATACTCCAAAAAGACACGGTATTGGGTCCATTCGCAGATGAATCAAGCTATATTCTGTACAAAATAGAAGATATATTGGAAGACTCAATCTATTATGCCAGGGCAAGCCATATATTGTTCAAAACAAAAAGCGAGTCAGATGAAGACAAAGCTGAGGCTTTGAGGGAATGCGAAAATGTTCTGAAACAAATAAAGCAAGGCGGCAGCTTTGAAGAGTTGGCAAATATTCATGGCAGTGACGCTACTTCAACCAGAGGGGGTGACCTTGGGTGGTTTGATGATGGAACGATGGTAGCCCCATTTAATGAGGCGGTATTTAAAAGTGAAAAATTGGGACTTTTACCTGAACCGGTAGAGACCCGTTTTGGCTATCATATCATTAAAATTACAGAATTAAAAACCAATAAATTATTTAAGGTCGCCACCGTGGAAAGAGAAATCTATGCCAGCGATGAAACAAGAAATGCAGTCTATGTAAAAGCAGATTTTTTTTCCGGAACGTCCAAAAACTTATCGGAATTTTATCTCAATATTGAAAATGATACCTCCATTACAAGCGACCTTGCTGAAAATGTTGGCAAAACAGACCAGCATTTAAATAATATGCTTAATGTCAGGGAAGTCATTAGATGGGCTTTTAAAGATGCAGAAGTAGAAGATGTATCACAGGTATTTGAATTTGAAGATAAAATTATTGTTGCAGCAGTTATAGAAAAACAGGATGAAGGTACTGCTCAGATTGACAAGGTAAGAGATGAGATCACGGTTAAAGTACGGAACAAGCTAAAAGGTGAACAAATGATGGAAAAACTTATCGCCTCATCCGGAAGTATTGATCAAATAGCAGAACAATATGGCTCAGACGCCCTGGTAAAAACTGCGGGAAATGTAAATTTCCAGTCAAATTACCTGGAAGGCGTTGGCAATGATGTCATAGCAATCGGCAAGATATTTGCGCTTAAAGAAGGAGAAAGAACTGAGCCATTTGTTGGAGAAACCGGGGTGCTGTTAATAGAATTAGTAAAATTAACTCCCGCTGCCGAGACACAAGATTTTAACTCCTATAAATCACAATTAATTAACAAGCGGTCTTCCTCCAGCCAATATTATATAAACGAATCTATTAGAGACTTTGCAGAGATTGAGGATAACAGGAGCAGGTTTTATTAG
- the tnpA gene encoding IS200/IS605 family transposase — protein MANTYTQMNVQAVFAVKGRENIITKDFRDELYKYVYGILSNIGQYSLAVNGWKDHIHIFFEMQPVSNLSNIIQIVKSNSSKWINIKKFVHGKFSWQEGYGGFTYSRSQRNQVINYIMNQEKHHSKCTFREEYLDLLKKFEIKYDEKYLFEFYD, from the coding sequence ATGGCAAATACATATACCCAAATGAATGTTCAAGCTGTTTTTGCTGTTAAAGGGCGTGAAAACATCATCACCAAGGATTTCCGGGATGAACTGTATAAATATGTCTATGGTATTCTTTCTAATATCGGTCAATATTCGCTTGCTGTTAATGGATGGAAAGACCATATTCATATTTTCTTTGAAATGCAGCCGGTTTCAAATTTGTCTAATATCATTCAGATTGTAAAATCCAATTCTTCAAAATGGATAAATATAAAAAAATTTGTGCATGGAAAATTTAGTTGGCAGGAAGGATATGGAGGATTTACATATTCCAGATCACAACGAAACCAGGTTATTAACTATATTATGAATCAGGAAAAACATCATTCAAAATGTACATTTCGTGAAGAATATCTGGATTTACTGAAAAAATTTGAAATAAAATATGATGAAAAATATTTGTTTGAATTTTATGATTAA
- a CDS encoding HlyC/CorC family transporter gives MEISIIIIALIFSALFSGIEIAFISANKLHIELENKRRNISGKILGHFLKKPSKFITAILIGNTIALVVFGIFMASILEPTISAILPEFINNEISILLIQTLISTTIVLAVAEFLPKSIFMISPNKMIEIFSIPMYIIYYLLYPLVYLIASLSQVVITRIFKLEYSEEKPVFGLTDLTNYINSKSQHGNLNKEQDINTKIFNRAIEFKNLSVRDCLIPRAEIVAVDIKDGIKALKKAFIESGHTKILVYKKSIDNIIGYCHSSEMFKKPKKIQDILTKISIVQETLPANQLFVKFIAERKSLMLVADEFGGTSGVVSIEDVIEEIFGEIQDEYDKEVKIEQQIDENNYILSARHEIDYLNDKYNWNIPKDEYDTLGGFILMVNEDIPKVNDIINISPFTFKILTMDNARIETVKLTLKKYLTD, from the coding sequence ATGGAGATAAGCATCATCATCATTGCATTAATTTTTTCAGCTCTTTTTTCAGGAATTGAAATAGCATTCATTTCTGCAAATAAACTCCACATTGAATTAGAAAATAAACGAAGAAATATCAGTGGTAAAATACTGGGACATTTTCTTAAAAAACCTTCCAAATTTATTACTGCCATACTTATTGGGAATACTATAGCATTGGTAGTGTTTGGAATTTTTATGGCAAGCATTTTAGAACCAACTATATCAGCAATATTACCAGAATTTATTAATAACGAAATAAGCATTTTGCTTATACAAACCTTAATTTCAACGACCATCGTTCTGGCAGTGGCAGAATTTTTACCCAAGAGTATTTTCATGATAAGCCCGAATAAAATGATAGAGATATTTTCAATCCCTATGTACATCATTTACTATTTATTGTACCCGCTTGTATATTTGATAGCCTCACTTTCACAAGTTGTAATAACCAGGATCTTTAAACTTGAATATTCTGAAGAAAAACCGGTATTCGGACTTACTGACCTGACTAATTACATTAATAGTAAAAGTCAACATGGAAATTTGAATAAGGAACAGGATATTAACACTAAAATTTTTAACAGGGCGATTGAATTTAAAAACCTAAGCGTGAGAGATTGTCTGATCCCACGTGCAGAAATTGTTGCAGTTGATATTAAAGATGGAATAAAAGCATTAAAAAAAGCATTTATTGAGAGTGGCCATACAAAAATATTGGTTTATAAAAAATCTATTGACAACATCATAGGCTACTGTCATTCATCAGAAATGTTTAAAAAACCTAAAAAAATACAGGATATTCTCACGAAAATCTCTATTGTGCAGGAAACATTACCGGCAAACCAATTGTTTGTAAAATTTATTGCTGAACGCAAAAGTTTGATGTTGGTGGCAGATGAATTTGGAGGCACTTCCGGAGTGGTCAGTATTGAAGATGTTATTGAAGAAATATTCGGTGAGATCCAGGATGAATATGATAAAGAGGTAAAAATAGAACAACAAATAGATGAAAATAACTACATCCTAAGCGCAAGACACGAAATTGATTACCTCAATGACAAGTACAATTGGAATATACCTAAAGACGAATACGATACATTGGGAGGTTTTATTCTTATGGTAAATGAAGATATTCCTAAAGTGAATGATATAATAAATATTTCTCCCTTTACTTTTAAGATCTTAACGATGGATAACGCCCGGATAGAAACCGTTAAGCTTACTTTGAAAAAATATTTAACTGATTAA
- the lptC gene encoding LPS export ABC transporter periplasmic protein LptC, translated as MNQSFLLLVCFITMSISCTSSKDDLKDMKTYDGPLIELHDIETLYSDSAILRIKLRAPLEYEFQNGDRTFPEGLNLIFYTEYEEVSSTLRSNFGKFDKKTGIYNVTGNVIIKNKLENEQLNCEELNWNPTEQRIFTDKFVRIETPKEILMGEGLDANEDFSKYKILKPTGVFTISE; from the coding sequence ATGAATCAGTCATTTTTATTATTAGTATGCTTTATAACAATGTCTATCTCCTGCACATCCTCAAAAGATGACCTCAAAGATATGAAAACCTACGATGGCCCTCTTATTGAATTGCATGATATTGAAACCCTTTATAGTGATTCTGCAATTTTACGGATAAAATTACGGGCGCCATTAGAATATGAATTTCAAAATGGAGACAGGACATTTCCCGAAGGATTAAATTTGATCTTTTATACAGAATATGAAGAAGTATCCTCAACTTTGAGATCAAATTTCGGTAAGTTTGATAAAAAGACCGGAATTTATAATGTAACCGGGAATGTGATCATTAAAAACAAACTGGAAAATGAACAGTTAAATTGTGAAGAATTGAATTGGAATCCTACCGAACAAAGGATATTTACAGATAAATTTGTAAGGATAGAAACACCCAAAGAGATCTTAATGGGTGAAGGACTTGATGCCAACGAGGATTTTTCGAAATACAAAATTTTAAAACCTACAGGTGTTTTTACAATTAGCGAATAA
- a CDS encoding tetratricopeptide repeat protein, with protein sequence MKKIYLFIGILLCLTIFNLESKAQNDWDWGLNRQIAEEKYILYTDYLNQKDYANAIIYIRWLLENTPKLNKSLYIDASKIYGKIVKTTKDAELKIALQDSALLMFDLRIQYFGDTAKATNRKGLKAWLYLKSREGTTDQLFDLYEKIFRLNGFNTFAYNTKAYMDLVCKKKKKGDLTDEEVLDYYGKIIGIIDFNIDRGKKVESWQKMKNEVNKLLTTCVSVDCDFVRNNLGPKFRENKDDIKLAKQIYSLMLTAKCAKDPLFIDAAETIISKEPSFGLIITTARICKALEQFDRALKHCNTALPLADNAYKKGTCYYEIADLYSRKGQKAQARSYARKALSADPGKKEAYILIGNLYYNSAADCKVEKNEVISRACYFAAYDQYEKAGAKNKMEMAKAQFPTMQQIFGLTMDKGQVINTGCWINENVKIRRR encoded by the coding sequence ATGAAAAAGATATATTTATTTATCGGGATTTTGCTTTGCTTGACAATCTTTAATCTTGAATCAAAAGCCCAGAATGATTGGGATTGGGGACTTAACAGGCAAATTGCAGAAGAAAAATACATCCTGTATACAGACTACCTTAATCAGAAAGATTATGCCAACGCAATAATTTATATAAGGTGGCTTTTGGAAAATACTCCTAAGCTGAATAAATCACTTTATATTGATGCTTCAAAAATATATGGCAAGATAGTAAAAACAACGAAAGATGCAGAACTGAAAATAGCTTTACAGGATTCCGCATTATTGATGTTTGACCTGCGTATCCAATATTTTGGCGACACAGCCAAAGCAACAAACAGAAAAGGTTTAAAGGCTTGGTTGTATTTAAAATCCAGAGAAGGTACAACCGATCAGCTTTTTGATCTTTATGAAAAGATATTCAGATTAAATGGGTTTAATACTTTTGCCTATAATACCAAAGCATATATGGACCTGGTATGCAAGAAAAAGAAAAAAGGAGATCTCACTGACGAGGAGGTGCTTGATTATTACGGTAAAATAATTGGCATTATTGATTTTAATATCGACCGGGGAAAAAAAGTTGAGAGCTGGCAAAAAATGAAAAACGAGGTTAACAAATTACTTACTACCTGCGTTAGCGTTGACTGCGATTTTGTGCGTAATAATCTTGGCCCGAAGTTTCGCGAAAATAAAGATGATATCAAGCTGGCTAAACAGATATACAGCCTTATGTTAACCGCTAAATGTGCAAAAGACCCGCTTTTTATTGATGCAGCAGAGACTATAATAAGTAAAGAACCAAGTTTCGGTTTAATAATAACGACTGCCCGTATCTGCAAAGCGCTTGAGCAATTTGACAGAGCCCTAAAACACTGCAATACTGCATTACCATTGGCTGATAATGCATATAAAAAAGGAACCTGTTATTATGAGATAGCAGATCTGTATAGCAGAAAGGGACAAAAAGCACAGGCAAGGTCCTATGCCAGAAAAGCGCTTTCCGCTGATCCAGGCAAAAAAGAAGCCTATATTCTGATAGGTAATCTGTATTACAACAGTGCAGCGGATTGTAAAGTTGAAAAGAATGAAGTAATTTCAAGAGCTTGTTACTTTGCTGCTTATGATCAATATGAGAAAGCCGGGGCAAAAAATAAAATGGAAATGGCTAAAGCCCAGTTCCCTACTATGCAACAAATTTTCGGGCTAACGATGGATAAAGGACAGGTTATAAATACCGGCTGCTGGATCAATGAGAATGTGAAGATTAGAAGGAGATAG
- a CDS encoding type III pantothenate kinase codes for MNLAIDIGNTTTKIALFDKNQLVKFYDNFDLNKIVSFIIEKKVDKAIISSVKKDNEQLLKSVSKHCEIIELDHRTPLPINNLYETPQTMGMDRLAAVVGANHLYRENNCLVIDAGTCITFDFIDKNNNYHGGSISPGIDVKFKALHNFAVQLPLLKKEIKEIKEFDLVGKNTHDAIESGVINGTIAELQGIISAYFSKFDDLKVILCGGDARFFEKRLKAPIFVVPELVLIGLNKILEYSLKKNNRKVTQKRQIERG; via the coding sequence ATGAACCTGGCAATTGATATCGGTAATACTACCACCAAGATAGCTCTTTTTGATAAAAATCAATTAGTTAAATTTTATGATAACTTTGATCTTAACAAAATTGTTTCATTCATTATTGAAAAAAAGGTTGATAAAGCTATTATTTCTTCGGTAAAAAAGGATAATGAGCAATTGCTAAAATCAGTAAGTAAGCATTGTGAAATAATTGAATTAGACCATCGTACCCCCCTTCCCATCAATAACCTGTATGAAACTCCACAAACCATGGGCATGGATAGGCTTGCCGCAGTTGTAGGGGCGAATCATCTGTATCGTGAAAACAACTGCCTTGTAATTGACGCAGGCACTTGTATTACCTTTGATTTCATAGACAAAAATAATAATTATCATGGTGGAAGTATTTCTCCCGGAATTGATGTGAAATTTAAAGCATTACATAATTTTGCGGTACAACTCCCGTTACTGAAAAAGGAAATAAAGGAAATAAAGGAATTCGATCTAGTTGGAAAAAATACACATGATGCTATTGAAAGTGGCGTTATAAATGGCACTATCGCTGAATTACAAGGTATCATCAGCGCTTATTTTAGTAAATTTGATGATTTGAAAGTTATTCTTTGCGGTGGAGATGCCAGATTTTTTGAAAAACGACTAAAAGCCCCCATCTTTGTGGTGCCGGAATTGGTTTTAATTGGATTGAATAAAATACTTGAATACAGTTTGAAAAAAAATAACCGCAAAGTTACCCAAAAAAGACAAATAGAACGCGGATGA
- a CDS encoding nucleotidyltransferase domain-containing protein — MISNSEKNIILRCAKKYDVKTVILFGSSINEDTDYRDIDIAVKGVKPGFFFKFYGELFRELPKPVDLVDLSDDTLFNRLIIKKGLKIYG, encoded by the coding sequence ATGATAAGTAATTCAGAGAAAAATATCATTTTAAGGTGCGCAAAAAAGTATGATGTTAAAACAGTCATATTGTTTGGGTCTTCTATCAATGAGGATACAGATTATAGAGATATAGACATAGCTGTGAAAGGAGTTAAACCTGGTTTTTTCTTTAAATTTTATGGCGAATTATTTAGAGAACTCCCTAAACCTGTTGACCTGGTTGATTTATCTGATGATACATTGTTTAATAGGTTAATTATCAAAAAAGGATTGAAAATATATGGCTGA